The Altererythrobacter sp. CAU 1644 genome has a window encoding:
- a CDS encoding helix-turn-helix transcriptional regulator, whose product MKGDSIIGRGALNTYEGQLMQPSSRLDVLTAENVRPALDAVLTGMEKLDDRARLVVQRDGTLLAAGRHFPEWLERSDCLFLRENTLRALGNEAQVKLHKLFNVGVGKVDSQVLERYATEGHCIVRGAGLCTEAIAVTLQIAHNGFEPKMADLEEAFGLTPSETHIVELLLQGCGPQEIGHDLAISVHTVRAHLRHCYEKLDVSSREELWQKLAPYRLN is encoded by the coding sequence ATGAAGGGCGATTCCATTATCGGAAGGGGCGCGCTCAACACGTATGAGGGGCAATTGATGCAGCCGTCGTCGCGACTGGATGTTCTTACCGCGGAGAATGTGCGCCCCGCACTCGATGCCGTTCTCACAGGCATGGAGAAACTCGACGATCGGGCCCGGTTGGTGGTGCAACGTGACGGGACCCTATTGGCGGCTGGCCGCCACTTCCCCGAATGGCTCGAGCGCTCAGACTGCCTCTTTCTGAGGGAGAACACCTTGCGGGCCCTGGGGAACGAAGCCCAGGTCAAGCTGCACAAGCTGTTCAACGTCGGCGTCGGCAAGGTCGATAGCCAGGTGCTGGAACGCTATGCCACCGAAGGTCACTGCATCGTTCGCGGGGCCGGGCTGTGCACCGAAGCCATCGCGGTTACATTGCAGATCGCGCACAACGGGTTCGAACCGAAGATGGCGGACCTCGAGGAGGCTTTCGGCCTCACGCCCAGCGAGACCCATATCGTCGAGCTATTGCTGCAGGGATGCGGGCCGCAGGAGATCGGCCATGACCTGGCGATCTCGGTGCACACCGTCCGGGCGCACCTGCGCCATTGCTACGAGAAGCTCGATGTCTCGTCGCGCGAGGAGCTGTGGCAGAAACTCGCCCCCTATCGACTGAATTGA